The Tissierella sp. genome has a segment encoding these proteins:
- a CDS encoding pyridoxamine 5'-phosphate oxidase family protein — MFRKMRRSKQLLSMEDTVAVMNRCTNGVLACIGDGDYPYAVPVSYVYFNDKIYFHSAKAGHKVESIIRNPKVSFSVIDEDTVVSKEYTTYFRSVIAFGKARIVEGDEWFEAFEALVEKYSGDQPKEVNQKEINGCTQSHIIAIDIEHITGKEAIEYVREKK, encoded by the coding sequence ATGTTTAGAAAAATGAGAAGAAGCAAGCAATTATTATCTATGGAGGATACAGTAGCTGTAATGAATAGATGTACTAATGGTGTATTGGCATGTATTGGTGATGGTGATTACCCCTACGCAGTTCCCGTTAGTTATGTTTATTTCAATGACAAGATTTATTTTCATTCTGCAAAAGCTGGACACAAGGTTGAATCTATTATAAGAAATCCTAAGGTTTCATTTTCAGTAATAGATGAAGACACTGTAGTAAGCAAAGAATATACTACTTATTTCCGCAGCGTTATTGCTTTTGGTAAAGCAAGGATTGTTGAAGGTGATGAATGGTTTGAGGCTTTTGAGGCTTTAGTAGAGAAATATTCTGGAGATCAACCGAAAGAAGTCAACCAGAAAGAAATAAATGGATGTACACAATCTCACATTATTGCAATTGATATAGAGCATATAACTGGGAAGGAAGCTATCGAATATGTAAGAGAAAAGAAGTAA
- a CDS encoding ATP-binding protein, with product MAKIRRMFPGGNTSQGFYSLHSNIISNNRNKLYIFKGMPGGGKSSLMKLVGERMITAGYNVEYHHCPSDPESVDAVLIEDLKIALLDGTAPHTMDPEYPGLTDTIIDLAEFIDSSILKGNKEDIIRAKIANKEAYRKAFSYLKAAGILYKGIEEDNKSNIDIREINNQGNLLIEKIFSKEKIHIESNGFQSRHLFSTAYTPDGYVDYTDSILKWIEDIYFINGEIGTGKSIILNRVLEEAQNRNYQTEVYYNSLIPNKVETVFIKEIDTAITSNLNGDKLGKAKIDLNSNFDISKLNKEDYNIFNQLVEKGIESLNNAKENHFILERSYKPSIDYSKLAEVKEKICKEIMSYK from the coding sequence ATGGCAAAAATAAGAAGAATGTTTCCAGGAGGCAATACTTCTCAAGGATTTTACTCCTTGCACAGCAATATAATATCTAATAATAGAAACAAACTATATATATTTAAAGGAATGCCTGGAGGAGGGAAGTCTTCACTAATGAAGCTAGTAGGAGAAAGGATGATAACTGCAGGATATAATGTAGAATATCATCATTGTCCATCAGATCCTGAATCTGTAGATGCTGTTTTAATAGAAGACTTGAAAATAGCATTGCTAGATGGTACTGCTCCTCATACAATGGATCCAGAGTACCCAGGTCTAACAGATACAATAATAGATTTAGCTGAATTTATAGACTCTAGTATATTAAAAGGCAACAAAGAAGACATAATAAGAGCTAAAATAGCTAACAAAGAAGCCTATAGAAAAGCATTTAGTTATTTGAAAGCAGCAGGCATCCTCTATAAAGGAATAGAAGAGGATAATAAATCAAATATAGATATAAGGGAAATCAACAATCAAGGTAATTTACTGATAGAAAAGATTTTCTCAAAAGAAAAGATTCATATAGAATCAAATGGATTTCAAAGTAGGCATCTATTTTCCACAGCCTATACTCCAGATGGGTATGTAGATTATACAGACTCAATATTAAAGTGGATAGAGGATATATATTTTATTAATGGGGAAATAGGTACTGGAAAATCTATTATACTAAATAGGGTACTTGAGGAAGCACAAAATAGAAATTATCAAACGGAAGTATATTATAATTCTTTAATACCAAATAAAGTAGAGACAGTATTTATAAAAGAAATAGATACTGCAATAACATCAAACCTAAATGGAGATAAACTAGGAAAAGCAAAAATAGATTTAAATAGTAATTTTGATATTAGTAAATTAAATAAAGAAGATTATAATATCTTTAATCAACTAGTAGAAAAAGGAATTGAAAGTTTAAATAATGCAAAGGAAAATCACTTTATTCTTGAAAGATCATATAAACCATCTATTGACTATTCAAAGCTAGCTGAAGTTAAAGAAAAAATATGTAAAGAGATAATGAGTTACAAATAA
- a CDS encoding DHHA1 domain-containing protein codes for MTNKLYLDNPYVREIDSRIVDKTYKDGKYYIKLNRTIFYPHLSGGQPGDKGTINGVEVLEVYEENSDIIHVVKDNIQSDKVTLSIDWENRLDNMQQHTGQHLLSAAFYKLYNGETIGFHLGRDYVYIDVTLPDFSEDEMDKIEIYTNRIISSNFEIKSYYVEKNEVNKIPVRKQPTVDLNIRIVEIDNIDFSPCAGTHLRNTGEIGIIKIRRWEKYKGNIRIEFVCGNRALFDYRWKNKYIKEIGVLLSSKDTDVLDKVHTLFNQKEELEKENRSIKAELVRYEGEELFRNAIKIKTTPLVYKLFDDKELKEISSLASYLNNNYNLVQMYGSRHENIGQFFISVSKQLNINLKNIFKDISEEFDLKGGGTPETVQGKCSIENLEVLLNRFSEKIKKEIDL; via the coding sequence ATGACTAATAAACTTTATTTAGATAATCCTTATGTAAGGGAAATTGATTCTCGAATTGTAGATAAAACTTATAAAGATGGTAAATATTATATAAAACTTAATAGAACTATTTTTTATCCTCATCTATCTGGTGGACAACCAGGGGATAAAGGAACTATCAATGGCGTAGAAGTCTTAGAAGTATATGAAGAGAATTCAGATATAATCCATGTAGTTAAAGATAATATTCAAAGCGATAAGGTAACCCTAAGTATTGATTGGGAAAATAGATTAGATAATATGCAGCAACATACAGGTCAACATCTATTATCTGCAGCTTTCTATAAATTGTATAATGGTGAAACCATTGGATTTCATTTAGGTCGCGACTATGTCTATATCGATGTAACTTTACCTGATTTTAGTGAAGATGAAATGGATAAAATTGAGATATATACAAATAGAATAATATCTTCTAATTTTGAAATAAAATCCTATTATGTAGAAAAGAATGAAGTAAATAAAATTCCTGTAAGAAAACAACCAACTGTGGATTTAAATATTCGAATAGTAGAGATAGATAATATAGACTTCTCTCCTTGTGCTGGTACTCATCTACGAAATACTGGTGAAATAGGGATTATCAAAATAAGAAGATGGGAAAAATATAAGGGTAATATTCGAATTGAGTTTGTTTGTGGCAATAGGGCTCTCTTTGACTATAGATGGAAAAACAAATATATCAAAGAAATCGGTGTATTATTATCTTCTAAGGATACTGATGTCTTGGATAAAGTCCATACATTATTTAATCAAAAAGAAGAGTTGGAAAAAGAAAATAGAAGTATTAAGGCTGAACTTGTTAGATACGAAGGAGAGGAATTATTTAGAAATGCTATAAAGATAAAAACTACTCCTCTTGTATATAAATTATTTGATGATAAGGAGCTTAAAGAAATCAGTTCTCTAGCATCCTATTTAAATAATAACTATAACTTAGTTCAAATGTATGGATCTAGACATGAAAATATTGGACAATTTTTCATAAGTGTATCTAAGCAACTTAATATTAATTTAAAAAACATTTTTAAAGATATTAGTGAAGAGTTTGATCTTAAAGGAGGAGGCACCCCTGAAACTGTACAGGGTAAATGTTCTATTGAAAATTTAGAAGTGCTACTTAATAGATTCTCCGAGAAGATAAAAAAAGAAATAGACTTATAG